The DNA region CGCCCCGGTCGGACGCCGAGAAACCTGCTTCGACGACCGCTTGCAGGGCCGTAAGGAATCCTCGTAGCTGGGGTGGAAGCGGGAAGTATTCGCCTTCCTTCGTGACCTGGATCAACTCGACCCCATTGCGTGGGTTGATGCGATCGATAACCTCCGACACGAGGTGATCGGGGGCGGAGGCTCCGGCAGTCACTCCGACTATGTCTATACCGGTCAACCATTCAGGATCGATGCCCTCTGCGTTGTCAATGCGGTAGGCCGGAATGCCCGCCTCGTGGGCCACCCGGACCAGCGCCCTGGTATTGGATGATGAGTCGCTGCCAACCACCAGGACAAGATCGGCCGAGGTTGATAGTTGTTGGACCGCTTCCTGCCGGTTGGTGGTCGCATAACAAAGATCAGATTTGCGAGCGGTCTTAAGTTCGGGGAACTCGGCTTGCGACTGTTGGAGCACGTCCTGCCACTCGAACAGCCCGAGTGTGGTTTGAGCCAGCAAGGCGACCTTGGTCGGGTCTTTGGCGGTGAATGATGCCAGTCCTCGCTCGGGTTCGATCAACGTGATGTGCTCGGGCGCTTCGGCGATCGTCCCGACCGCCTCGTCGTGGCCCTCATGCCCGATATAGAGGATCTGGAACCCCTTGTCCGTGAGTGTCTTCACCTCGTGGTGCACTTTGGTCACAAGCGGGCAGACGGCGTCAACCACAACTCCGGCCGAAGCCTGGGCGGCGGCTACCACCTCGGGGGCCGATCCGTGGGCCGAGAGCATGACAGGTGCGCCAGGAGGGACCTCGTCCATGCTGTTGACGAAAATCACCCCGACTCGTTCAAAAGCGTCAACCACCCATCGATTGTGGACGATCTCGTGGTAGCAATAGACCGGCGCTTCGAAGACCCGCACCATCCAGGTGAGTGACTTGATGGCCATTTCGACACCCGCGCAGAAACCGCGCGGTTCGGCAAGTTGTACACGCTGGACCATAGCGGCCATGTTAGAGGCCGGACTGGCGTACCCCGATTCCAGTCGGCCCTCATTGCGCCCTAGAGTTCCGTCATGCGCAGACTCCCCATCATCGCCGTCGTCGGTCGGCCAAACATTGGCAAATCGACCTTGGTCAACCGCGTCATCGGCAAGCGCGAGGCGGTTGTCGAAGAGCAGCCAGGGGTTACGCGAGATCGGCGCGAGTTCATGGCCGACTGGGCGGGCAGGCAGTTTCTCCTGATCGACACGGGTGGATGGCAGGTCGACGAGAACGAACATCTGGCGGCCGACATCTCCGCACAGGCGGAGGCCGCTGTCGCGGTCGCCGACGTGGTGCTTTTTGTGGTCGATGCCACGACCTCGCTGACCGACGATGATCTTGGCATCGCCAAGTTGGTGCGAGGTGCCCGTAACGTGGTGCTGGCGGCCAACAAGGTTGACTCAGTGAACCAGCAGGACTTGCTGCCGGATCTGTGGGGCCTGGGACTGGGGGAGCCTTCGCCGGTGAGCGCCCTCCACGGCCGAGGGATCGGCGATCTACTCGATCGCCTTGTCGACTATTTGCCGGCGACCATGGAAGAGTTTGTTGAAGACGAGGTTCCTCGGCTGGCCATCATTGGTCGGCCCAACGTCGGTAAGTCGACACTCCTCAATCATCTGGTGGGGGAGCAGCGGGTGTTGGTATCGCCGGTTCCGGGGACTACGCGTGATCCAATCGATGTGCGGGTCGTATTGGAAGGCAAGGAATATCTGGTCATCGACACGGCCGGAATGAAACGCCAGCCGAAAATCAAGGAGAGCGCTGACTTCTATTCAGTCCAACGCGCCAAGCGGGTAGTCGTCGAAGCTGATGTGGCGGTTCTCGTGATCGATGCGGTGGACGGTGTCACAGCCCAAGATCAACGTATTGCCGAGGAAGTCCGACTGGCGGGCACGGCCATGATCATTGTTGCCAACAAGTGGGATATTGCCGATTCGGATGAGCGAGCCGTTACCGAGGACGGAATTGCCGATCGACTCGGATTCTGTTCGTGGGCGCCGGTCCTTCGCATGTCAGCCAAGACCGGCGCCAGAACGCATCGGCTAC from Acidimicrobiia bacterium includes:
- the ispH gene encoding 4-hydroxy-3-methylbut-2-enyl diphosphate reductase — translated: MAAMVQRVQLAEPRGFCAGVEMAIKSLTWMVRVFEAPVYCYHEIVHNRWVVDAFERVGVIFVNSMDEVPPGAPVMLSAHGSAPEVVAAAQASAGVVVDAVCPLVTKVHHEVKTLTDKGFQILYIGHEGHDEAVGTIAEAPEHITLIEPERGLASFTAKDPTKVALLAQTTLGLFEWQDVLQQSQAEFPELKTARKSDLCYATTNRQEAVQQLSTSADLVLVVGSDSSSNTRALVRVAHEAGIPAYRIDNAEGIDPEWLTGIDIVGVTAGASAPDHLVSEVIDRINPRNGVELIQVTKEGEYFPLPPQLRGFLTALQAVVEAGFSASDRGGRGLLEDDRSWTATEALDLISE
- the der gene encoding ribosome biogenesis GTPase Der, giving the protein MRRLPIIAVVGRPNIGKSTLVNRVIGKREAVVEEQPGVTRDRREFMADWAGRQFLLIDTGGWQVDENEHLAADISAQAEAAVAVADVVLFVVDATTSLTDDDLGIAKLVRGARNVVLAANKVDSVNQQDLLPDLWGLGLGEPSPVSALHGRGIGDLLDRLVDYLPATMEEFVEDEVPRLAIIGRPNVGKSTLLNHLVGEQRVLVSPVPGTTRDPIDVRVVLEGKEYLVIDTAGMKRQPKIKESADFYSVQRAKRVVVEADVAVLVIDAVDGVTAQDQRIAEEVRLAGTAMIIVANKWDIADSDERAVTEDGIADRLGFCSWAPVLRMSAKTGARTHRLPKTIVQVLESSHRRLSTGKLNRLISEWTQAHPAPVRKGRRPKVLYAVQAGVQPPTFILFVSGGELGDDYLRYVENRLREAIDFSGTPVHVIARKRASREH